A genomic region of Anopheles coustani chromosome 3, idAnoCousDA_361_x.2, whole genome shotgun sequence contains the following coding sequences:
- the LOC131261363 gene encoding ATP-binding cassette sub-family F member 1 isoform X3 yields MPPKKKGNKKNQDWDDDDQSEQSSVVLEPPSKGSKKKGKVDNVDSDDEGGAAGRGGKKVAKAAAGKKGKKGKRQDDDWSDGEEPAKGRAARKVDDSDDEDRKPAAATVKPAAGKKEPKKAAAKGKGKGKKDDDWSDKEEKEVNLLANVGSDDDDEDELAMVSKKAAKKKQPKKAAKKQVFKQEESEEESEEDEEPEEPESEPEEKKPVKQDAKVEKPKEQRKSAQPEPEVKPLAEEVKPTPKEEVVAKVEPKVKTPEPEKEAVAEENDPEVDEMADRVAEELKLDPAEDASGEKEKKITNKEKKKLKKKEDFEKLQEAMLRKGGQGHSDLDSNFTMSQAHKTGNQSKHMDHAVDIKIENFTISAKGNDLFVNANLLIANGRHYGLVGPNGHGKTTLLRHIANRAFAIPPNIDVLLCEQEVVADETSAVDTVLKADVKRTALLKECKELEEQIESGKIELQDKLQEVYNELKAIGADSAEPRARRILAGLGFSRAMQNRATNAFSGGWRMRVSLARALFIEPTLLMLDEPTNHLDLNAVIWLDNYLQGWKKTLLIVSHDQSFLDNVCNEIIHLDNKKLYYYKGNYTMFKKMYVQKRREMIKEYEKQERRIKELKAHGQSKKAAEKKQKDNLTRKQEKGRSKNQKPGEEDEGPVELLSKPKEYIVKFSFPDPPPLQPPILGLHNCHFNFPNQKPLFIGADFGIDLNSRVAIVGPNGVGKSTFLKLLVGELEPKQGEAKRNHRLRIGRFDQHSGEHLTAEETPAEYLQRLFNLPYEKARKQLGTFGLASHAHTIRMKDLSGGQKARVALAELCLNAPDVLILDEPTNNLDIESIDALADAINDYKGGVIIVSHDERLIRETECALYVIEDQTINEVDGDFDDYRKEVLDSLGEVINNPSISANAAVLQ; encoded by the exons ATGCCAccgaaaaagaagggaaacaaaaagaaccaGGACTGGGACGACGACGATCAGTCCGAGCAGTCGTCTGTTGTCTTGGAACCACCGTCCAAGGGCTCGAAAAAGAAAGGCAAAGTTGACAACGTGGATTCCGACGACGAAGGTGGGGCAGCCGGTCGTGGTGGTAAGAAGGTGGCA AAGGCGGCCGCCGGAAAGAAgggtaaaaaaggaaagcgacAGGATGATGACTGGAGCGATGGTGAGGAGCCGGCGAAGGGACGAGCAGCCCGTAAGGTGGACGATTCGGACGACGAGGATAGGAAACCCGCTGCAGCGACGGTAAAACCTGCGGCCGGTAAGAAGGAACCGAAGAAAGCCGCCGCGAAAGGTAAGGGTAAGGGTAAGAAGGATGACGACTGGTCGGACaaggaagaaaaggaagtCAATCTGCTCGCCAACGTCGGAtcggacgatgacgacgaggatGAGCTGGCAATGGTGAGCAAAAAGGCGGCCAAGAAGAAGCAACCGAAGAAGGCCGCCAAGAAACAGGTGTTCAAGCAGGAGGAATCGGAGGAAGAAAGTGAGGAAGACGAAGAGCCCGAGGAGCCCGAGAGTGAaccggaagaaaagaaacctgTCAAACAAGACGCTAAGGTGGAGAAACCGAAAGAACAACGTAAGTCTGCacaaccggaaccggaagtTAAACCTCTTGCTGAAGAAGTgaaaccgacaccaaaagaGGAAGTGGTAGCAAAGGTTGAACCGAAGGTTAAAACACCCGAACCGGAAAAAGAGGCAGTGGCGGAAGAAAACGATCCGGAGGTTGACGAAATGGCCGACAGGGTGGCCGAAGAGCTCAAGCTGGACCCGGCGGAAGATGCCTCcggcgaaaaggaaaagaaaattacaaacaaagagaagaagaaattgaaaaagaaggaagatttcGAGAAGTTGCAGGAGGCGATGCTACGCAAGGGAGGCCAGGGCCACTCGGACTTGGACAGTAACTTTACGATGTCTCAGGCGCATAAAACGGGCAACCAGAGCAAACACATGGACCACGCGGTTGACATCAAGATCGAGAACTTTACCATCTCGGCGAAGGGTAACGATCTGTTTGTGAACGCGAACCTGCTGATCGCCAACGGGCGTCACTACGGGTTGGTCGGTCCGAACGGACACGGCAAGACGACCCTGTTGCGCCACATTGCCAACCGTGCCTTTGCCATCCCGCCGAACATCGACGTGCTGTTGTGCGAGCAGGAGGTCGTTGCGGATGAAACGTCCGCCGTGGATACGGTCCTGAAGGCGGATGTGAAACGGACGGCCTTGCTTAAGGAATGCAAGGAGCTCGAGGAACAGATCGAATCGGGCAAAATCGAACTGCAGGATAAACTGCAGGAGGTGTACAACGAACTCAAAGCGATCGGGGCCGATTCGGCGGAACCGCGGGCCCGACGTATCCTGGCCGGTTTGGGCTTTTCGCGCGCAATGCAGAACCGTGCCACGAACGCCTTCTCCGGTGGATGGCGTATGCGGGTGTCCCTCGCTCGAGCACTCTTCATCGAGCCGACGCTACTGATGCTCGATGAACCGACCAACCATCTCGATCTGAACGCCGTCATCTGGCTGGACAACTATCTGCAGGGGTGGAAAAAGACACTGCTCATCGTATCCCACGACCAGTCGTTCTTGGACAACGTGTGCAACGAAATCATTCACCTGGACAACAAGAAGCTGTACTACTACAAGGGCAACTACACCATGTTCAAGAAGATGTACGTGCAGAAGCGCCGGGAGATGATCAAGGAGTACGAGAAGCAGGAGCGGCGCATCAAGGAGCTGAAGGCGCACGGTCAGTCGAAGAAGGCGGCCGAGAAGAAGCAAAAGGACAACCTGACCCGCAAGCAGGAGAAGGGTCGCAGCAAAAACCAGAAACCGGGCGAAGAGGACGAAGGCCCGGTGGAGCTGCTGTCCAAGCCGAAGGAGTACATTGTCAAGTTTAGCTTCCCCGATCCGCCCCCGCTTCAGCCACCAATTCTTGGATTGCACA ATTGTCACTTCAACTTCCCCAATCAGAAGCCACTGTTTATTGGGGCAGACTTCGGCATCGACCTGAACAGCCGCGTCGCCATCGTTGGACCGAACGGTGTCGGTAAATCCACCTTCCTGAAGCTTCTCGTTGGCGAGCTGGAGCCAAAGCAGGGTGAAGCGAAGCGCAACCATCGTCTGCGTATCGGCCGGTTCGATCAGCACTCCGGCGAGCACTTGACGGCGGAGGAGACGCCGGCCGAATATCTGCAGCGGTTGTTCAATCTGCCATACGAGAAGGCCCGCAAGCAGCTCGGCACGTTCGGGCTAGCGAGCCACGCGCACACCATCAGGATGAAGGATCTGTCCGGTGGGCAGAAGGCACGCGTCGCCCTCGCCGAGCTGTGCCTGAACGCGCCCGACGTGCTGATTCTCGACGAACCGACCAACAACCTCGACATCGAGTCGATCGACGCGCTGGCCGACGCGATCAACGACTACAAGGGTGGCGTGATCATCGTGTCCCACGACGAGCGACTCATCCGCGAGACGGAGTGTGCGCTGTACGTGATCGAGGACCAGACGATCAACGAGGTGGACGGCGACTTTGACGACTACCGGAAGGAGGTGCTGGACAGTTTGGGCGAGGTCATCAACAACCCGAGCATATCGGCCAACGCGGCCGTGCTGCAGTGA
- the LOC131261364 gene encoding U11/U12 small nuclear ribonucleoprotein 35 kDa protein-like, protein MASTDERSQSPNKQRRWSKYVTDVYDPVQVGSIDGTDEVPHDRALVRAINSTYRPNGKVKGNPMHTIFIGRLAHSVTEEQLRTKFSPFGTIVHLRLVSDIVTGLPRGYAFIEYGNREEALRAIDRMHGVIIEGKEILVDEEWERRLDGWKPRRLGGGFGGRKKSQQLRFGCKVQPFRRPLLEEVANSGGVSSVSEWNRRVRHRKEGKSSGNR, encoded by the exons ATGGCATCAACCGACGAACGCAGTCAGTCACCGAACAAACAGCGTCGCTGGTCAAAGTATGTTACTGATGTGTACGACCCAGTCCAGGTGGGCTCGATCGATGGTACGGACGAAGTGCCGCACGATCGGGCTCTCGTACGTGCCATAAATTCAACTTACCGTCCCAATGGCAAAGTGAAAGGGAACCCGATGCACACGATCTTCATCGGCCGGCTAGCGCACTCAGTAACGGAG GAACAATTACGCACAAAATTCTCGCCCTTCGGCACGATTGTCCACCTACGGCTCGTGTCAGACATCGTCACCGGACTGCCCCGGGGTTACGCGTTCATCGAGTATGGAAACCGCGAGGAGGCGCTCCGGGCGATCGATCGAATGCACGGTGTCATCATCGAGGGCAAAGAAATCCTCGTTGATGAAGAGTGGGAACGAAGGTTGGATGGGTGGAAACCACGCCGGTTGGGTGGTGGATTCGGCGGGAGGAAGAAGTCCCAACAGCTCCGGTTCGGCTGCAAAGTGCAACCATTTCGGAGGCCTCTGCTGGAAGAAGTGGCCAACAGTGGCGGTGTGTCGAGTGTCAGTGAGTGGAACCGTCGGGTACGTCATCGGAAGGAGGGAAAATCGAGTGGCAATAGATAA
- the LOC131261363 gene encoding ATP-binding cassette sub-family F member 1 isoform X2: MPPKKKGNKKNQDWDDDDQSEQSSVVLEPPSKGSKKKGKVDNVDSDDEGGAAGRGGKKVAAGGKKGKADKAAAGKKGKKGKRQDDDWSDGEEPAKGRAARKVDDSDDEDRKPAAATVKPAAGKKEPKKAAAKGKGKGKKDDDWSDKEEKEVNLLANVGSDDDDEDELAMVSKKAAKKKQPKKAAKKQVFKQEESEEESEEDEEPEEPESEPEEKKPVKQDAKVEKPKEQRKSAQPEPEVKPLAEEVKPTPKEEVVAKVEPKVKTPEPEKEAVAEENDPEVDEMADRVAEELKLDPAEDASGEKEKKITNKEKKKLKKKEDFEKLQEAMLRKGGQGHSDLDSNFTMSQAHKTGNQSKHMDHAVDIKIENFTISAKGNDLFVNANLLIANGRHYGLVGPNGHGKTTLLRHIANRAFAIPPNIDVLLCEQEVVADETSAVDTVLKADVKRTALLKECKELEEQIESGKIELQDKLQEVYNELKAIGADSAEPRARRILAGLGFSRAMQNRATNAFSGGWRMRVSLARALFIEPTLLMLDEPTNHLDLNAVIWLDNYLQGWKKTLLIVSHDQSFLDNVCNEIIHLDNKKLYYYKGNYTMFKKMYVQKRREMIKEYEKQERRIKELKAHGQSKKAAEKKQKDNLTRKQEKGRSKNQKPGEEDEGPVELLSKPKEYIVKFSFPDPPPLQPPILGLHNCHFNFPNQKPLFIGADFGIDLNSRVAIVGPNGVGKSTFLKLLVGELEPKQGEAKRNHRLRIGRFDQHSGEHLTAEETPAEYLQRLFNLPYEKARKQLGTFGLASHAHTIRMKDLSGGQKARVALAELCLNAPDVLILDEPTNNLDIESIDALADAINDYKGGVIIVSHDERLIRETECALYVIEDQTINEVDGDFDDYRKEVLDSLGEVINNPSISANAAVLQ, encoded by the exons ATGCCAccgaaaaagaagggaaacaaaaagaaccaGGACTGGGACGACGACGATCAGTCCGAGCAGTCGTCTGTTGTCTTGGAACCACCGTCCAAGGGCTCGAAAAAGAAAGGCAAAGTTGACAACGTGGATTCCGACGACGAAGGTGGGGCAGCCGGTCGTGGTGGTAAGAAGGTGGCAGCCGGCGGGAAGAAAGGCAAAGCTGAC AAGGCGGCCGCCGGAAAGAAgggtaaaaaaggaaagcgacAGGATGATGACTGGAGCGATGGTGAGGAGCCGGCGAAGGGACGAGCAGCCCGTAAGGTGGACGATTCGGACGACGAGGATAGGAAACCCGCTGCAGCGACGGTAAAACCTGCGGCCGGTAAGAAGGAACCGAAGAAAGCCGCCGCGAAAGGTAAGGGTAAGGGTAAGAAGGATGACGACTGGTCGGACaaggaagaaaaggaagtCAATCTGCTCGCCAACGTCGGAtcggacgatgacgacgaggatGAGCTGGCAATGGTGAGCAAAAAGGCGGCCAAGAAGAAGCAACCGAAGAAGGCCGCCAAGAAACAGGTGTTCAAGCAGGAGGAATCGGAGGAAGAAAGTGAGGAAGACGAAGAGCCCGAGGAGCCCGAGAGTGAaccggaagaaaagaaacctgTCAAACAAGACGCTAAGGTGGAGAAACCGAAAGAACAACGTAAGTCTGCacaaccggaaccggaagtTAAACCTCTTGCTGAAGAAGTgaaaccgacaccaaaagaGGAAGTGGTAGCAAAGGTTGAACCGAAGGTTAAAACACCCGAACCGGAAAAAGAGGCAGTGGCGGAAGAAAACGATCCGGAGGTTGACGAAATGGCCGACAGGGTGGCCGAAGAGCTCAAGCTGGACCCGGCGGAAGATGCCTCcggcgaaaaggaaaagaaaattacaaacaaagagaagaagaaattgaaaaagaaggaagatttcGAGAAGTTGCAGGAGGCGATGCTACGCAAGGGAGGCCAGGGCCACTCGGACTTGGACAGTAACTTTACGATGTCTCAGGCGCATAAAACGGGCAACCAGAGCAAACACATGGACCACGCGGTTGACATCAAGATCGAGAACTTTACCATCTCGGCGAAGGGTAACGATCTGTTTGTGAACGCGAACCTGCTGATCGCCAACGGGCGTCACTACGGGTTGGTCGGTCCGAACGGACACGGCAAGACGACCCTGTTGCGCCACATTGCCAACCGTGCCTTTGCCATCCCGCCGAACATCGACGTGCTGTTGTGCGAGCAGGAGGTCGTTGCGGATGAAACGTCCGCCGTGGATACGGTCCTGAAGGCGGATGTGAAACGGACGGCCTTGCTTAAGGAATGCAAGGAGCTCGAGGAACAGATCGAATCGGGCAAAATCGAACTGCAGGATAAACTGCAGGAGGTGTACAACGAACTCAAAGCGATCGGGGCCGATTCGGCGGAACCGCGGGCCCGACGTATCCTGGCCGGTTTGGGCTTTTCGCGCGCAATGCAGAACCGTGCCACGAACGCCTTCTCCGGTGGATGGCGTATGCGGGTGTCCCTCGCTCGAGCACTCTTCATCGAGCCGACGCTACTGATGCTCGATGAACCGACCAACCATCTCGATCTGAACGCCGTCATCTGGCTGGACAACTATCTGCAGGGGTGGAAAAAGACACTGCTCATCGTATCCCACGACCAGTCGTTCTTGGACAACGTGTGCAACGAAATCATTCACCTGGACAACAAGAAGCTGTACTACTACAAGGGCAACTACACCATGTTCAAGAAGATGTACGTGCAGAAGCGCCGGGAGATGATCAAGGAGTACGAGAAGCAGGAGCGGCGCATCAAGGAGCTGAAGGCGCACGGTCAGTCGAAGAAGGCGGCCGAGAAGAAGCAAAAGGACAACCTGACCCGCAAGCAGGAGAAGGGTCGCAGCAAAAACCAGAAACCGGGCGAAGAGGACGAAGGCCCGGTGGAGCTGCTGTCCAAGCCGAAGGAGTACATTGTCAAGTTTAGCTTCCCCGATCCGCCCCCGCTTCAGCCACCAATTCTTGGATTGCACA ATTGTCACTTCAACTTCCCCAATCAGAAGCCACTGTTTATTGGGGCAGACTTCGGCATCGACCTGAACAGCCGCGTCGCCATCGTTGGACCGAACGGTGTCGGTAAATCCACCTTCCTGAAGCTTCTCGTTGGCGAGCTGGAGCCAAAGCAGGGTGAAGCGAAGCGCAACCATCGTCTGCGTATCGGCCGGTTCGATCAGCACTCCGGCGAGCACTTGACGGCGGAGGAGACGCCGGCCGAATATCTGCAGCGGTTGTTCAATCTGCCATACGAGAAGGCCCGCAAGCAGCTCGGCACGTTCGGGCTAGCGAGCCACGCGCACACCATCAGGATGAAGGATCTGTCCGGTGGGCAGAAGGCACGCGTCGCCCTCGCCGAGCTGTGCCTGAACGCGCCCGACGTGCTGATTCTCGACGAACCGACCAACAACCTCGACATCGAGTCGATCGACGCGCTGGCCGACGCGATCAACGACTACAAGGGTGGCGTGATCATCGTGTCCCACGACGAGCGACTCATCCGCGAGACGGAGTGTGCGCTGTACGTGATCGAGGACCAGACGATCAACGAGGTGGACGGCGACTTTGACGACTACCGGAAGGAGGTGCTGGACAGTTTGGGCGAGGTCATCAACAACCCGAGCATATCGGCCAACGCGGCCGTGCTGCAGTGA
- the LOC131261363 gene encoding ATP-binding cassette sub-family F member 1 isoform X1, with protein sequence MPPKKKGNKKNQDWDDDDQSEQSSVVLEPPSKGSKKKGKVDNVDSDDEGGAAGRGGKKVAAGGKKGKADVGNSDDEGGAGGGGRGGKKAAAGKKGKKGKRQDDDWSDGEEPAKGRAARKVDDSDDEDRKPAAATVKPAAGKKEPKKAAAKGKGKGKKDDDWSDKEEKEVNLLANVGSDDDDEDELAMVSKKAAKKKQPKKAAKKQVFKQEESEEESEEDEEPEEPESEPEEKKPVKQDAKVEKPKEQRKSAQPEPEVKPLAEEVKPTPKEEVVAKVEPKVKTPEPEKEAVAEENDPEVDEMADRVAEELKLDPAEDASGEKEKKITNKEKKKLKKKEDFEKLQEAMLRKGGQGHSDLDSNFTMSQAHKTGNQSKHMDHAVDIKIENFTISAKGNDLFVNANLLIANGRHYGLVGPNGHGKTTLLRHIANRAFAIPPNIDVLLCEQEVVADETSAVDTVLKADVKRTALLKECKELEEQIESGKIELQDKLQEVYNELKAIGADSAEPRARRILAGLGFSRAMQNRATNAFSGGWRMRVSLARALFIEPTLLMLDEPTNHLDLNAVIWLDNYLQGWKKTLLIVSHDQSFLDNVCNEIIHLDNKKLYYYKGNYTMFKKMYVQKRREMIKEYEKQERRIKELKAHGQSKKAAEKKQKDNLTRKQEKGRSKNQKPGEEDEGPVELLSKPKEYIVKFSFPDPPPLQPPILGLHNCHFNFPNQKPLFIGADFGIDLNSRVAIVGPNGVGKSTFLKLLVGELEPKQGEAKRNHRLRIGRFDQHSGEHLTAEETPAEYLQRLFNLPYEKARKQLGTFGLASHAHTIRMKDLSGGQKARVALAELCLNAPDVLILDEPTNNLDIESIDALADAINDYKGGVIIVSHDERLIRETECALYVIEDQTINEVDGDFDDYRKEVLDSLGEVINNPSISANAAVLQ encoded by the exons ATGCCAccgaaaaagaagggaaacaaaaagaaccaGGACTGGGACGACGACGATCAGTCCGAGCAGTCGTCTGTTGTCTTGGAACCACCGTCCAAGGGCTCGAAAAAGAAAGGCAAAGTTGACAACGTGGATTCCGACGACGAAGGTGGGGCAGCCGGTCGTGGTGGTAAGAAGGTGGCAGCCGGCGGGAAGAAAGGCAAAGCTGACGTCGGCAATTCCGACGATGAAGGTGGAGCAGGCGGTGGCGGTCGTGGTGGTAAGAAGGCGGCCGCCGGAAAGAAgggtaaaaaaggaaagcgacAGGATGATGACTGGAGCGATGGTGAGGAGCCGGCGAAGGGACGAGCAGCCCGTAAGGTGGACGATTCGGACGACGAGGATAGGAAACCCGCTGCAGCGACGGTAAAACCTGCGGCCGGTAAGAAGGAACCGAAGAAAGCCGCCGCGAAAGGTAAGGGTAAGGGTAAGAAGGATGACGACTGGTCGGACaaggaagaaaaggaagtCAATCTGCTCGCCAACGTCGGAtcggacgatgacgacgaggatGAGCTGGCAATGGTGAGCAAAAAGGCGGCCAAGAAGAAGCAACCGAAGAAGGCCGCCAAGAAACAGGTGTTCAAGCAGGAGGAATCGGAGGAAGAAAGTGAGGAAGACGAAGAGCCCGAGGAGCCCGAGAGTGAaccggaagaaaagaaacctgTCAAACAAGACGCTAAGGTGGAGAAACCGAAAGAACAACGTAAGTCTGCacaaccggaaccggaagtTAAACCTCTTGCTGAAGAAGTgaaaccgacaccaaaagaGGAAGTGGTAGCAAAGGTTGAACCGAAGGTTAAAACACCCGAACCGGAAAAAGAGGCAGTGGCGGAAGAAAACGATCCGGAGGTTGACGAAATGGCCGACAGGGTGGCCGAAGAGCTCAAGCTGGACCCGGCGGAAGATGCCTCcggcgaaaaggaaaagaaaattacaaacaaagagaagaagaaattgaaaaagaaggaagatttcGAGAAGTTGCAGGAGGCGATGCTACGCAAGGGAGGCCAGGGCCACTCGGACTTGGACAGTAACTTTACGATGTCTCAGGCGCATAAAACGGGCAACCAGAGCAAACACATGGACCACGCGGTTGACATCAAGATCGAGAACTTTACCATCTCGGCGAAGGGTAACGATCTGTTTGTGAACGCGAACCTGCTGATCGCCAACGGGCGTCACTACGGGTTGGTCGGTCCGAACGGACACGGCAAGACGACCCTGTTGCGCCACATTGCCAACCGTGCCTTTGCCATCCCGCCGAACATCGACGTGCTGTTGTGCGAGCAGGAGGTCGTTGCGGATGAAACGTCCGCCGTGGATACGGTCCTGAAGGCGGATGTGAAACGGACGGCCTTGCTTAAGGAATGCAAGGAGCTCGAGGAACAGATCGAATCGGGCAAAATCGAACTGCAGGATAAACTGCAGGAGGTGTACAACGAACTCAAAGCGATCGGGGCCGATTCGGCGGAACCGCGGGCCCGACGTATCCTGGCCGGTTTGGGCTTTTCGCGCGCAATGCAGAACCGTGCCACGAACGCCTTCTCCGGTGGATGGCGTATGCGGGTGTCCCTCGCTCGAGCACTCTTCATCGAGCCGACGCTACTGATGCTCGATGAACCGACCAACCATCTCGATCTGAACGCCGTCATCTGGCTGGACAACTATCTGCAGGGGTGGAAAAAGACACTGCTCATCGTATCCCACGACCAGTCGTTCTTGGACAACGTGTGCAACGAAATCATTCACCTGGACAACAAGAAGCTGTACTACTACAAGGGCAACTACACCATGTTCAAGAAGATGTACGTGCAGAAGCGCCGGGAGATGATCAAGGAGTACGAGAAGCAGGAGCGGCGCATCAAGGAGCTGAAGGCGCACGGTCAGTCGAAGAAGGCGGCCGAGAAGAAGCAAAAGGACAACCTGACCCGCAAGCAGGAGAAGGGTCGCAGCAAAAACCAGAAACCGGGCGAAGAGGACGAAGGCCCGGTGGAGCTGCTGTCCAAGCCGAAGGAGTACATTGTCAAGTTTAGCTTCCCCGATCCGCCCCCGCTTCAGCCACCAATTCTTGGATTGCACA ATTGTCACTTCAACTTCCCCAATCAGAAGCCACTGTTTATTGGGGCAGACTTCGGCATCGACCTGAACAGCCGCGTCGCCATCGTTGGACCGAACGGTGTCGGTAAATCCACCTTCCTGAAGCTTCTCGTTGGCGAGCTGGAGCCAAAGCAGGGTGAAGCGAAGCGCAACCATCGTCTGCGTATCGGCCGGTTCGATCAGCACTCCGGCGAGCACTTGACGGCGGAGGAGACGCCGGCCGAATATCTGCAGCGGTTGTTCAATCTGCCATACGAGAAGGCCCGCAAGCAGCTCGGCACGTTCGGGCTAGCGAGCCACGCGCACACCATCAGGATGAAGGATCTGTCCGGTGGGCAGAAGGCACGCGTCGCCCTCGCCGAGCTGTGCCTGAACGCGCCCGACGTGCTGATTCTCGACGAACCGACCAACAACCTCGACATCGAGTCGATCGACGCGCTGGCCGACGCGATCAACGACTACAAGGGTGGCGTGATCATCGTGTCCCACGACGAGCGACTCATCCGCGAGACGGAGTGTGCGCTGTACGTGATCGAGGACCAGACGATCAACGAGGTGGACGGCGACTTTGACGACTACCGGAAGGAGGTGCTGGACAGTTTGGGCGAGGTCATCAACAACCCGAGCATATCGGCCAACGCGGCCGTGCTGCAGTGA